A region from the Janthinobacterium agaricidamnosum genome encodes:
- the moaA gene encoding GTP 3',8-cyclase MoaA: MNTILYPQPALRQPDHIAPCVDMLGRPLTDLRISVIDQCNFRCTYCMPAELYPSDYPFLPSSERLSFAQIETMARAFVHLGVDKIRITGGEPLLRKNLEQLIEMLARLTTPDGRAVSIALTTNGSLLAAKARSLKDAGLERVTVSLDSLDNGIFQRMNGVDFPVEKVLHGIEVAQAVGLHPVKVNMVVQKGVNDSQIVPLARHFRHTGVVLRLIEFMDVGGIGAWSRTHVVTSDAARALIAAEFPLVSLGEGKPISHETASRYTYLDGGGEVGFISSVSQPFCGDCSRVRVSSDGKLFTCLFAQDGLDLRPHLDTEQGLETVLRRHWQRRGDRYSEVRGALAQAGGAQRKQYPTVRMSLVGG; the protein is encoded by the coding sequence ATGAACACCATCCTGTATCCGCAGCCAGCACTCCGGCAGCCAGACCATATCGCGCCGTGCGTGGACATGCTGGGCCGTCCCCTGACGGACTTGCGCATTTCCGTCATCGACCAGTGCAACTTCCGCTGCACCTATTGCATGCCGGCCGAGCTGTACCCCAGCGATTACCCGTTCCTGCCATCGAGCGAGCGCCTGTCCTTCGCGCAGATCGAAACGATGGCGCGCGCCTTCGTGCACCTGGGCGTGGATAAGATCCGCATCACGGGCGGCGAACCGCTGCTGCGCAAGAACCTGGAACAGCTGATCGAGATGCTGGCGCGACTCACCACGCCGGACGGGCGCGCCGTCAGCATCGCGCTGACGACGAATGGCAGCTTGCTGGCCGCCAAGGCGCGCTCGCTGAAGGACGCTGGCCTGGAGCGGGTCACCGTCAGCCTCGACAGCCTGGATAACGGCATCTTCCAGCGCATGAACGGCGTCGATTTTCCCGTCGAGAAAGTGCTGCACGGCATTGAGGTAGCGCAAGCCGTCGGCTTGCATCCCGTGAAGGTCAACATGGTCGTGCAGAAAGGCGTCAACGACAGCCAGATCGTGCCGCTGGCGCGCCATTTCCGCCACACGGGCGTGGTGCTGCGCCTGATCGAATTCATGGACGTGGGCGGCATCGGCGCCTGGTCGCGCACGCACGTCGTCACGTCGGACGCGGCGCGCGCGCTGATCGCGGCGGAATTTCCCCTCGTATCGCTGGGCGAAGGCAAGCCGATCTCGCATGAAACGGCCAGCCGCTACACTTATCTCGATGGCGGCGGCGAAGTGGGTTTCATTTCCAGCGTGTCGCAGCCGTTCTGCGGCGACTGCAGCCGCGTGCGCGTCTCGTCCGATGGCAAGCTGTTTACTTGCCTGTTCGCCCAGGACGGCCTCGACCTGCGACCCCATCTGGATACCGAGCAAGGGCTGGAAACCGTGCTGCGCCGGCACTGGCAGCGCCGTGGCGACCGCTACTCGGAAGTGCGCGGCGCGCTGGCCCAGGCCGGCGGCGCCCAGCGCAAGCAGTATCCCACCGTGCGCATGTCGCTGGTGGGCGGGTGA
- a CDS encoding cytochrome ubiquinol oxidase subunit I: MFGFDTLDLSRAQFAMTAIFHILWPILTISLSLFLFVVEALWLRTSDPVYYRHARFWSKLLVLNFAVGVVSGIPLEFQFGTNWAPFSHHSGQFIGNILGFEGAMAFMLEAGFIGVMMFGWGRVPKGVHLFATGMVALGSSISSFWIMVANSWMQTPAGVRVLDGKIIVTDYVAAIFNPDMAWAVGHMWVAAVETGLIVIAGISAWYMFKRREPAFFARSFKLALMLLLVIAPLQVWLGDSSGVDVFKTQPAKGAAIEGHWHTNPDGEGAAWSLLAWPNQAEQKNDWSLEVPGMLSVIATHSATGKITGLADIARADQPPALPLLYYAFRAMAGIGMWFVLLAFWTFVAWRKAGGRVQEFVRNRKLLLAWVLTIPLPYIAVECGWIVREVGRQPWVVYGLLRTRDAVSDVAAHAVAGSMLMFFVFYIVLFVTFFVFAKKWLQQGPDVALPLPDAAHAAGY; this comes from the coding sequence ATGTTCGGTTTCGATACCCTGGACCTGTCGCGCGCGCAATTTGCGATGACGGCCATCTTCCACATCCTGTGGCCCATCTTGACGATCAGCCTGTCGCTGTTTTTGTTCGTCGTCGAGGCGCTGTGGCTGCGCACCAGCGACCCCGTCTACTACCGCCACGCGCGCTTCTGGAGCAAGCTGCTGGTACTCAACTTTGCCGTCGGCGTCGTCAGCGGGATTCCCCTGGAATTCCAGTTCGGCACCAACTGGGCGCCGTTCTCGCACCATTCGGGCCAGTTCATCGGCAACATCCTCGGCTTCGAGGGCGCCATGGCCTTCATGCTGGAAGCGGGTTTCATCGGCGTCATGATGTTCGGCTGGGGCCGCGTACCGAAGGGCGTGCACCTGTTTGCCACCGGCATGGTGGCGCTCGGTTCCAGCATTTCCTCGTTCTGGATCATGGTCGCCAATTCCTGGATGCAGACGCCGGCCGGCGTGCGCGTGCTTGATGGCAAGATCATCGTCACCGATTACGTGGCCGCCATCTTCAATCCAGACATGGCCTGGGCCGTGGGCCACATGTGGGTGGCCGCCGTGGAAACGGGCTTGATCGTCATCGCCGGCATTTCCGCCTGGTATATGTTCAAGCGCCGCGAACCGGCTTTCTTCGCCCGCTCGTTCAAGCTGGCGCTGATGCTGTTGCTGGTCATCGCACCGTTGCAAGTGTGGCTCGGTGATTCGAGCGGCGTCGACGTCTTCAAGACCCAGCCCGCCAAGGGCGCGGCCATCGAAGGCCACTGGCACACGAACCCCGATGGCGAAGGGGCGGCCTGGTCCCTGCTGGCCTGGCCCAACCAGGCGGAGCAGAAGAACGACTGGTCGCTCGAAGTGCCCGGCATGCTCAGCGTGATCGCCACGCATAGCGCCACGGGCAAGATCACGGGCCTGGCCGACATCGCCCGCGCAGACCAGCCGCCCGCGCTGCCGCTGCTGTACTACGCGTTTCGCGCCATGGCCGGCATCGGCATGTGGTTCGTGCTGCTGGCGTTCTGGACCTTCGTCGCCTGGCGCAAGGCAGGTGGGCGGGTGCAGGAGTTCGTGCGCAACCGCAAGCTGCTGCTGGCCTGGGTGCTGACGATACCGCTGCCCTACATCGCCGTCGAATGCGGCTGGATCGTGCGCGAAGTGGGACGCCAGCCATGGGTCGTGTACGGCCTGCTGCGCACGCGCGACGCCGTCTCCGACGTGGCGGCCCATGCCGTGGCCGGCAGCATGCTGATGTTCTTCGTGTTTTACATCGTGCTGTTCGTCACTTTCTTTGTATTTGCCAAGAAATGGCTGCAGCAAGGCCCGGACGTGGCGCTGCCGCTGCCGGACGCCGCCCATGCCGCGGGGTATTGA
- a CDS encoding FdhF/YdeP family oxidoreductase: MSKPKSDARIAPYTHAAAGWGALKYVAINLFKEKVSAGNYRSLFEQNQPDGFDCPGCAWPDREHASTFEFCENGVKAVAAESTSKRVRPEFFQEHTVTELMEQSDYDLEQHGRLTDPMVYDAASDKYQAIAWDDAFALVAHHLHALDDPNQAAFYTSGRASNEAAFLYQLFVRAYGTNNFPDCSNLCHEATSRGLPETVGIGKGTVLLDDFEHADTLLLFGQNPATNHPRMLGELREASRRGATIVSINPLHERGLERFTSPQHPLEMLTGGSTNICSLFICPTLGGDFALIKAMAKRVVELDDDAIAHGQERVLDCAFIAEHTSGFDAFAADLRAESWDLLLAESGVARDKIEELTQIYVKGKAVIATWGMGVTQHKNSLATVQILSNLMMMRGNIGKRGAGLCPVRGHSNVQGDRTMGIEEQPTKEFLDRLGLVFGFEPPRHHGYDAVGTIEAMLEKKVKVFVALGGNFSMATPDTPRTWDALRSCDLTVHIATKLNRSHLVHGKDALILPTLGRTEIDVQGGVAQGVTVEDSMSMVHISFGMNQPASPNLRSEIAIVAGMAQATVGSEKIDWLRFSGNYALLRDSIEQVFDDFFDYNLRIAKPGGFHLEIASRERVWKTASGKAQFLVNAVERDTPIHRARQQYGERLMVLMTTRSHDQYNTTIYAMDDRYRGVFGQRRVVFINKDDLAMLGFAAGDWVDLIGVWHDGIERRADRFLLVEYDIPRGCIGAYYPETNPLVPLGSVGEGSRTPTFKSIPVLLAPSAAAS; this comes from the coding sequence ATGAGCAAGCCAAAGTCCGACGCGCGCATCGCGCCCTACACCCATGCCGCGGCCGGCTGGGGAGCACTCAAGTACGTGGCCATCAACCTGTTCAAGGAAAAAGTCAGCGCGGGCAATTACCGCTCGCTGTTCGAGCAAAACCAGCCCGACGGCTTCGACTGTCCCGGCTGCGCCTGGCCCGACCGCGAACACGCGTCGACGTTCGAATTCTGCGAAAACGGCGTCAAGGCCGTGGCCGCCGAATCGACGAGCAAGCGCGTGCGCCCCGAGTTTTTCCAGGAGCACACGGTCACGGAATTGATGGAGCAGTCGGACTATGATCTGGAACAACATGGCCGCTTGACGGACCCCATGGTGTACGACGCGGCCAGCGACAAATACCAGGCGATAGCCTGGGACGATGCGTTCGCCCTGGTGGCGCACCATTTGCACGCGCTGGACGACCCGAACCAGGCCGCCTTCTACACGTCGGGCCGCGCCAGCAACGAAGCGGCCTTTTTGTATCAGCTGTTCGTGCGCGCCTACGGCACGAATAACTTCCCCGACTGTTCCAACCTGTGCCACGAAGCGACCAGCCGTGGCTTGCCGGAAACCGTCGGTATCGGCAAGGGCACGGTGCTGCTCGACGATTTCGAGCATGCGGACACCCTGCTGCTGTTCGGCCAGAACCCGGCCACCAACCACCCGCGCATGCTGGGCGAATTGCGCGAAGCATCGCGCCGCGGCGCCACCATCGTCTCCATCAACCCGCTGCATGAACGGGGCCTCGAGCGTTTCACCAGCCCGCAGCATCCGCTGGAAATGCTGACGGGCGGCAGCACGAACATCTGTTCGCTGTTCATCTGCCCCACCCTGGGCGGCGACTTCGCGCTGATCAAGGCCATGGCCAAGCGCGTCGTCGAGCTCGATGATGACGCCATCGCCCACGGCCAGGAGCGCGTGCTCGACTGTGCCTTCATCGCCGAGCACACGAGCGGCTTCGACGCCTTCGCCGCCGACCTGCGCGCGGAAAGCTGGGACTTGCTGCTGGCCGAATCGGGCGTGGCGCGCGACAAGATCGAAGAATTGACGCAGATCTACGTGAAGGGCAAGGCCGTCATCGCCACCTGGGGCATGGGTGTGACGCAGCACAAGAATTCGCTGGCCACCGTGCAGATCCTGTCGAACTTGATGATGATGCGCGGCAATATCGGTAAGCGCGGCGCGGGTCTGTGCCCCGTGCGCGGCCACTCGAACGTGCAGGGCGACCGCACCATGGGCATCGAGGAACAGCCGACCAAGGAATTCCTCGACCGCCTGGGCCTGGTGTTCGGTTTTGAACCGCCGCGCCACCACGGCTACGACGCCGTCGGCACCATCGAAGCCATGCTGGAGAAAAAGGTGAAAGTGTTTGTCGCCCTCGGTGGCAATTTCTCGATGGCCACGCCGGACACGCCGCGCACCTGGGACGCGCTGCGTTCGTGCGACCTGACGGTGCACATCGCCACCAAGCTCAACCGCAGCCACCTCGTGCACGGCAAGGATGCGCTGATCCTGCCTACGCTGGGCCGCACGGAAATCGACGTGCAGGGCGGCGTGGCACAAGGCGTGACGGTGGAAGACTCGATGAGCATGGTGCACATCTCGTTCGGCATGAACCAGCCCGCCTCGCCCAATCTGCGCTCGGAAATCGCCATCGTGGCCGGCATGGCGCAGGCGACCGTGGGCAGCGAGAAGATCGACTGGCTGCGCTTTTCCGGCAACTATGCGCTGCTGCGCGACTCCATCGAGCAAGTATTCGACGACTTTTTCGACTACAACTTGCGCATAGCCAAGCCCGGCGGCTTCCACCTGGAAATCGCCTCGCGCGAACGGGTGTGGAAGACGGCCAGCGGCAAGGCGCAATTCCTCGTCAACGCCGTGGAACGCGATACGCCGATCCACCGCGCGCGCCAGCAATATGGCGAGCGCCTGATGGTGCTGATGACGACGCGTTCGCACGACCAGTACAACACGACGATCTACGCCATGGACGACCGCTACCGCGGCGTGTTCGGCCAGCGCCGCGTCGTCTTCATCAACAAGGACGACCTGGCCATGCTGGGTTTTGCGGCCGGCGACTGGGTCGACCTGATCGGCGTGTGGCATGACGGCATCGAACGCCGCGCCGACCGCTTCCTGCTGGTCGAGTACGACATTCCGCGCGGCTGCATCGGCGCCTACTACCCGGAAACCAATCCGCTGGTGCCGCTGGGCAGCGTGGGCGAAGGCTCGCGCACGCCGACCTTCAAATCCATCCCCGTGCTGCTGGCGCCGTCGGCCGCCGCCAGCTGA
- the msbA gene encoding lipid A export permease/ATP-binding protein MsbA, protein MQQSRLLFFRLAGQFRRYGAIVAATLLAVGVASATDVLLIRQLQNVVDAMRTTASTQVAPVSGVMGMLQGWVDRFLPAQAGQVDLWVIPATILGLAVLRMVSSFAGDYGSVWLSSRVQADLREKMFATIMRLPSRFFDTTTTSLTQSRVAFDASQVSQAGLNVLNVMVRDSVATVGYLILLFSIDVKLALFCMASMPIVAIVVTLAGRRMRHLSKSSQQAVGELTSVLDESIGGQRVVKIFGGQDYEQARFGNVVKRNRQLAVKHAATSAMNSGFIMMLVGITLSSVIYFAMLRAQSGAITPGAFVAFMGALMAMQSPIKNLTKINEPLQRGLAAAESVFGLIDTPLEPDPGTIAPAAVQGNLSLQNVHFRYNSDDPDAPTALSDITLDIRAGETVALVGGSGGGKTTLLGLLPRFYDVSGGRILLDGVDVRDYALLALRRQFALVSQDVILFNDTMAANIAYGDPAPDMARIEASARAAYAHDFIMQLPQGYATQAGQNGSRLSGGQRQRLAIARALYKDAPILLLDEATSALDTESERSVQAALEVLMRNRTTIVIAHRLSTIESADRIVVMQGGRLVESGSHAALLQQGGAYARLHASQLSPVKDGMG, encoded by the coding sequence ATGCAGCAAAGTCGCCTCCTGTTCTTCCGCCTGGCCGGCCAGTTTCGCCGCTATGGCGCCATCGTTGCCGCCACTTTGCTGGCCGTGGGCGTGGCGTCCGCCACCGATGTGTTGTTAATCCGCCAGTTGCAAAACGTCGTCGACGCCATGCGCACGACGGCCAGCACGCAGGTCGCGCCCGTGTCCGGCGTGATGGGCATGCTGCAGGGCTGGGTTGATCGTTTCTTGCCGGCACAGGCGGGACAGGTGGATCTGTGGGTGATTCCCGCCACCATCCTGGGCCTGGCCGTGCTGCGCATGGTGTCGAGCTTTGCCGGTGATTACGGTTCCGTCTGGCTATCGAGCCGGGTGCAGGCCGATTTGCGCGAAAAGATGTTCGCCACCATCATGCGCCTGCCCAGCCGCTTCTTCGATACCACCACTACCAGCCTGACGCAGTCGCGCGTGGCCTTCGACGCCAGCCAGGTGTCGCAGGCCGGCTTGAACGTGCTCAACGTGATGGTGCGCGATTCCGTCGCCACCGTCGGCTACCTGATTTTATTGTTTAGCATCGACGTGAAACTGGCCCTGTTCTGCATGGCCTCAATGCCCATCGTCGCCATCGTCGTGACCCTGGCGGGACGGCGCATGCGCCACCTGAGCAAGAGTTCGCAGCAAGCCGTGGGCGAGCTGACGTCCGTGCTCGATGAAAGTATCGGCGGCCAGCGCGTGGTGAAAATCTTCGGCGGGCAAGACTATGAACAGGCGCGCTTCGGCAACGTCGTCAAGCGCAACCGCCAGCTGGCCGTCAAGCATGCGGCCACCTCGGCCATGAATTCCGGCTTCATCATGATGCTCGTCGGCATTACCCTGTCGTCCGTGATTTATTTCGCCATGCTGCGCGCGCAAAGCGGCGCCATCACGCCGGGCGCTTTTGTTGCCTTCATGGGCGCGCTGATGGCCATGCAGTCGCCGATCAAGAACCTGACCAAGATCAATGAGCCGCTGCAGCGGGGCCTGGCTGCGGCCGAGTCCGTCTTCGGTTTGATCGACACGCCGCTGGAACCGGACCCGGGCACCATCGCCCCTGCCGCCGTGCAGGGCAATCTGTCTCTGCAGAACGTGCACTTCCGCTACAACAGCGACGACCCCGATGCGCCCACGGCCTTGAGCGATATCACGCTCGACATCCGCGCCGGCGAAACGGTGGCCCTCGTGGGCGGCTCGGGCGGCGGCAAGACGACCTTGCTGGGCCTGCTGCCGCGTTTCTATGACGTCAGCGGCGGCCGGATTTTGCTCGACGGCGTCGACGTGCGCGACTACGCGCTGCTGGCCCTGCGGCGCCAGTTCGCTCTCGTCAGCCAGGATGTGATCCTGTTCAACGATACGATGGCGGCGAATATCGCGTACGGCGACCCGGCGCCGGACATGGCCCGCATCGAAGCGTCGGCGCGCGCCGCCTACGCCCACGATTTCATCATGCAGCTGCCGCAAGGCTACGCGACCCAGGCGGGCCAGAACGGTTCGCGCCTGTCGGGCGGGCAACGCCAGCGCCTGGCCATCGCGCGCGCCCTGTACAAGGATGCGCCGATCCTGCTGCTCGATGAAGCGACCAGCGCGCTGGACACGGAGTCGGAGCGCTCCGTGCAGGCGGCGCTGGAAGTGCTGATGCGCAACCGCACCACCATCGTCATCGCCCACAGATTATCCACCATCGAAAGCGCCGACCGCATCGTCGTCATGCAGGGCGGGCGCCTGGTCGAGTCGGGCAGCCATGCCGCCTTGCTGCAGCAGGGCGGCGCGTATGCACGGCTGCATGCGAGCCAGTTGTCGCCTGTCAAGGATGGCATGGGCTGA
- a CDS encoding PLP-dependent aminotransferase family protein gives MKLYEKLVSDIEQLVTKGVLLPGERIPSVRQTSQQHKLSITTVLRAYVKLESMGVIESRPQSGYFVRPRADGDAQPADLCMQASQPSTVPAEVHVSRLVLSTLRSIGLHDAIPLGSPYPDPSLFPWERINQYAGAVARRNREWNMTDDLPPGNPQLIREIARRYMENGLAVDPDEIIVTVGATEAINLCLQAVARPGDTIAVESPTFYAMLMAVERLGMKVVEISTDPYDGISIEALADIMARQPIAAVMVMPNFQNPLGFQMSDQRKRALYQLLEQHDVPAIENGVYNELYYGDAHPSSLKSYDRKGLVLHCSSFSKSLSSAQRVGWALAGRYRGKVEELKFLNTLATSSFPQLAIAEYLQNDGYEQHLRRTRKAYAQQARIMAAAALRFFPAGTKVSQPQGGYVLWVELPGNVDSMQLYRRALECKITVGPGRMFSVSQAYKHCIRLNYSYPWSVDVEQAIILLGKLITEFL, from the coding sequence ATGAAATTGTATGAAAAGCTCGTCAGCGACATCGAGCAACTGGTGACCAAGGGCGTGCTCTTGCCCGGCGAACGCATACCCTCCGTGCGCCAGACCAGCCAGCAGCACAAGCTGAGCATCACCACGGTGCTGCGCGCCTACGTCAAGCTGGAAAGCATGGGCGTGATCGAAAGCCGGCCCCAGTCCGGCTACTTCGTGCGGCCCCGCGCCGACGGCGATGCACAGCCGGCCGACCTGTGCATGCAAGCCTCCCAGCCGAGCACCGTGCCTGCCGAAGTGCACGTCAGCCGCCTGGTGCTGTCGACCCTGCGCTCGATCGGCTTGCACGACGCCATCCCGCTGGGCTCGCCCTACCCCGACCCTTCGCTGTTTCCCTGGGAACGCATCAATCAGTATGCGGGCGCCGTGGCGCGCCGCAACCGCGAGTGGAACATGACGGACGACCTGCCGCCGGGCAACCCGCAGCTGATCCGCGAAATCGCCCGCCGCTACATGGAAAACGGCCTGGCCGTCGATCCCGACGAAATCATCGTCACCGTGGGCGCCACGGAAGCGATCAACCTGTGCCTGCAAGCCGTGGCCAGGCCGGGCGACACCATCGCCGTCGAGTCGCCCACCTTCTATGCCATGCTGATGGCCGTCGAACGGCTGGGCATGAAGGTGGTGGAAATCTCCACCGATCCGTACGACGGCATCAGCATCGAAGCGCTGGCCGACATCATGGCGCGGCAACCGATCGCCGCCGTCATGGTGATGCCGAACTTCCAGAATCCGCTGGGTTTCCAGATGTCCGACCAGCGCAAGCGCGCGCTGTATCAGCTGCTGGAACAGCACGACGTGCCCGCCATCGAAAACGGCGTCTACAACGAGCTGTATTACGGCGACGCCCACCCGTCCTCGCTCAAGTCCTACGACCGCAAGGGCCTGGTGCTGCACTGTTCCTCGTTTTCCAAGAGCCTCAGCTCGGCCCAGCGCGTGGGCTGGGCGCTGGCCGGGCGCTACCGGGGCAAGGTGGAGGAACTCAAATTCCTCAACACCCTGGCCACGTCCTCGTTTCCGCAACTGGCCATCGCCGAATACCTGCAAAACGATGGCTACGAACAGCATCTGCGCCGCACCCGCAAGGCCTACGCCCAGCAGGCGCGCATCATGGCGGCCGCCGCGCTGCGCTTCTTTCCTGCTGGCACCAAAGTCTCGCAACCGCAAGGCGGCTACGTGCTGTGGGTGGAGTTGCCCGGCAACGTGGATTCGATGCAACTGTACCGGCGCGCGCTGGAATGCAAGATCACGGTGGGTCCGGGGCGCATGTTTTCCGTCAGCCAGGCTTACAAGCATTGCATACGCCTCAACTACAGCTATCCGTGGAGCGTGGACGTGGAACAGGCGATCATCCTGCTCGGCAAACTGATCACCGAGTTTTTGTAA
- a CDS encoding helix-turn-helix domain-containing protein, whose amino-acid sequence MQQEEGIDAALIALLALLWEARQEAPDKPWSLAKLAKRAGVQMSTLLRQLNALSSAQLVNVTTAESGGGSALLSEAGAQLCSSVFAPPPAE is encoded by the coding sequence ATGCAACAGGAAGAAGGAATCGACGCGGCGCTGATAGCGCTGCTGGCGCTGCTGTGGGAGGCGCGTCAGGAGGCGCCCGATAAACCGTGGTCGCTGGCCAAGCTGGCCAAGCGGGCAGGGGTACAGATGAGCACTTTGTTGCGCCAGCTCAATGCGCTGTCCAGCGCGCAACTGGTGAACGTGACGACGGCGGAGAGCGGCGGCGGCAGTGCGCTGCTGAGCGAAGCGGGCGCGCAGCTGTGCTCCAGCGTGTTCGCGCCGCCGCCAGCAGAGTAA
- a CDS encoding Dyp-type peroxidase — translation MAIPQSMLSVVARDEVHLQFNVKAGVEPEQLFRVLGKLWESEVTGILDPTLNRHHQLTGGTANVVLGFKPELWRAACPGCVPDNMASFAQDLVGANGKTAPATQHDFWVWITQSNAATLYDSMRTTLTLLSPYAELASEQVCFPYHNNVTFDGFADGVANPNPFRANGVAIIPDGEAGAGGSTVLLQKWRMDVERLRALPVHAAEQVWGRTKAGSHELSPLPVDSHVGRNQFIRDGEEVDIVRRNANYANATEAGVMFVGFCKDITVTMGMLRQMYGVGYDGVTKTDRLLDFSTALSSAIYFVPSIDALLAVGISPADPG, via the coding sequence ATGGCAATTCCACAAAGCATGCTGTCTGTCGTCGCGCGCGACGAAGTGCATTTGCAGTTCAATGTGAAGGCCGGCGTTGAACCGGAGCAGCTGTTCAGGGTGTTGGGAAAACTGTGGGAATCCGAGGTCACGGGCATCCTGGATCCAACCCTGAACCGCCACCATCAGTTAACAGGCGGCACGGCCAATGTGGTGCTGGGATTCAAGCCCGAGCTGTGGCGCGCCGCTTGCCCCGGCTGCGTGCCCGACAACATGGCATCGTTCGCGCAAGACCTGGTGGGCGCCAATGGCAAGACGGCGCCGGCCACCCAGCACGATTTCTGGGTCTGGATCACGCAATCGAACGCGGCCACCCTGTACGACAGCATGCGCACGACGCTCACCTTGCTGAGCCCTTACGCCGAGCTGGCCAGCGAGCAGGTGTGTTTTCCGTATCACAATAACGTGACCTTCGACGGCTTTGCCGACGGCGTCGCGAATCCGAATCCGTTCCGCGCCAACGGCGTGGCCATCATCCCGGACGGCGAGGCGGGCGCGGGCGGCTCCACCGTGCTGCTGCAGAAATGGCGCATGGACGTGGAGCGCCTGCGCGCCTTGCCCGTGCACGCGGCGGAGCAGGTGTGGGGCCGCACCAAGGCCGGCAGCCATGAATTGTCGCCGCTGCCCGTCGATTCCCACGTGGGCCGCAACCAGTTTATCCGCGATGGCGAGGAAGTCGATATCGTGCGCCGCAATGCCAATTACGCCAATGCGACCGAGGCGGGCGTCATGTTTGTCGGTTTCTGCAAGGACATCACGGTGACCATGGGCATGCTGCGGCAAATGTACGGCGTAGGCTATGATGGCGTCACCAAGACGGACAGGCTGCTGGATTTTTCCACGGCGCTGTCGTCGGCGATCTATTTCGTGCCCAGCATCGACGCCTTGCTGGCCGTGGGTATTTCGCCGGCGGATCCCGGCTAA
- a CDS encoding toxin-antitoxin system YwqK family antitoxin, translating into MKNHKTMRWLLAAALGMGAALPLAAQEQPEGQMPTPTLQEEDHTMYLDENFMPSNQRRAVYALRTPPVRDESLGAWHVRLEFPDTPGVLAFETYATDLDLSQIRFVRFRKYYHENGQLLRETYFNAQGEELLGGCVYFENGQIQQKVTPLPNGRDSISETYHKNGQLMSRTLYHGDEMADGEHVSYGANGAVSNRSYRRNGQMDGVEESFYPDGKLFRRGRHVDGQREGEFVMLAEDGKVLARTVWVHGQPDGWSFESHGNGVVSNKTLYRKGAVLSLQTWGPNGQPKFAWQKDAQGRDHGDTTDWHANGVRASVTPFVEGQRHGLLQTWYSDGSLRQIVPYEHGKKHGIERQWDKAGKLVLEQTWQDGQPVAAQ; encoded by the coding sequence ATGAAGAATCACAAGACGATGCGCTGGCTGCTGGCCGCCGCGCTGGGCATGGGCGCAGCCCTGCCATTGGCGGCTCAGGAACAGCCCGAAGGGCAAATGCCAACGCCAACCTTGCAGGAGGAAGACCACACCATGTATCTGGATGAAAATTTCATGCCAAGCAACCAACGCCGCGCCGTGTATGCGTTGCGCACGCCGCCCGTGCGCGACGAGTCGCTGGGCGCCTGGCATGTGCGGCTCGAATTTCCCGACACGCCGGGCGTGCTGGCCTTTGAAACCTATGCCACGGACCTGGACCTGAGTCAGATCAGGTTCGTGCGTTTTCGCAAGTATTACCACGAGAATGGCCAGCTGCTGCGCGAAACCTACTTCAATGCCCAGGGCGAGGAGCTGCTGGGCGGCTGCGTGTACTTCGAGAATGGCCAGATCCAGCAGAAGGTCACGCCGCTGCCGAACGGGCGCGACAGCATCTCGGAAACGTATCACAAGAACGGCCAATTGATGAGCCGCACGCTGTACCACGGCGACGAGATGGCCGATGGCGAGCACGTGTCGTATGGCGCGAATGGCGCCGTCAGCAACCGCTCGTATCGCCGCAATGGCCAGATGGATGGCGTGGAGGAATCGTTTTATCCGGATGGCAAACTGTTCCGAAGGGGACGGCACGTCGATGGCCAGCGCGAGGGCGAGTTTGTCATGCTTGCCGAGGACGGCAAGGTGCTGGCCCGGACCGTCTGGGTGCACGGCCAGCCCGACGGCTGGTCGTTTGAAAGCCATGGTAATGGCGTCGTCTCGAACAAGACGTTGTACCGGAAAGGTGCCGTGCTCAGCTTGCAAACGTGGGGGCCGAATGGCCAGCCCAAGTTTGCGTGGCAGAAAGACGCGCAGGGGCGCGACCACGGCGACACGACCGACTGGCATGCCAACGGCGTGCGCGCCAGCGTGACCCCGTTTGTCGAAGGCCAGCGCCACGGCTTGCTGCAGACCTGGTACAGCGATGGCAGCCTGCGGCAGATCGTGCCGTATGAGCATGGCAAGAAGCACGGCATCGAGCGCCAGTGGGACAAGGCGGGCAAGCTGGTGCTGGAACAGACGTGGCAGGATGGCCAGCCCGTGGCGGCGCAGTAG